One genomic window of Vibrio ziniensis includes the following:
- a CDS encoding alanyl-tRNA editing protein: protein MSYTPTQVTFTQSIYQLASEVQFVRPHDEYLYVVSTQTPFHPVSHIWPDHPADRGTLAVDGCVYVVEDCLVGAINQDEHQLLVGKEILVKRDEPGWVFVVVHQIKTEENAVKVGDVVTLTVDEEYQNQLSRAHSAGHLAYLALNKVLASAYWRKDADRKDPHGHNDFNSYAQVTSFVTEDRCLDTYRLGKTLRKRGLNSADMLENLAKIEEQVNSQLSDWLKLGSKIEIIRQGDNLTDSRYWQCDLGEGEVAIIPCGGTHCDSLTSFGTMQVKLVQRDGEHIEMHTHVTQS, encoded by the coding sequence ATGTCCTATACACCTACACAAGTCACCTTTACTCAATCAATCTATCAATTAGCAAGTGAGGTACAGTTTGTCAGACCTCATGACGAGTATCTTTATGTTGTTAGCACTCAAACGCCGTTTCATCCTGTGAGCCATATTTGGCCTGATCATCCAGCAGACAGAGGGACGCTTGCAGTCGATGGCTGCGTATATGTTGTTGAAGATTGCTTAGTTGGAGCTATCAATCAGGATGAGCATCAACTGTTAGTCGGCAAAGAGATCCTTGTTAAGCGAGATGAGCCAGGATGGGTATTCGTTGTCGTTCATCAAATTAAGACAGAAGAAAATGCTGTAAAAGTTGGTGATGTAGTGACTTTAACTGTTGATGAAGAATACCAAAATCAGCTGAGTCGTGCTCACAGCGCGGGGCATTTAGCGTATCTCGCATTAAACAAAGTGTTGGCGTCTGCATATTGGCGTAAAGATGCTGATAGAAAAGACCCACACGGCCACAATGACTTTAATAGCTATGCTCAAGTTACAAGCTTTGTAACCGAAGACCGTTGTTTAGATACGTACCGTTTAGGTAAAACTTTGCGTAAACGTGGCCTGAATAGCGCAGATATGCTAGAAAACTTAGCTAAGATTGAAGAGCAGGTAAACTCACAACTCTCTGATTGGTTAAAGCTTGGATCTAAAATTGAGATAATCAGACAAGGTGATAATTTAACAGATTCCCGCTATTGGCAGTGTGATTTAGGTGAAGGTGAAGTGGCTATCATCCCTTGTGGCGGCACGCATTGTGACTCATTAACATCATTTGGAACTATGCAGGTGAAACTTGTGCAACGCGATGGTGAACATATCGAAATGCACACCCATGTAACTCAATCCTAG
- a CDS encoding zinc ribbon domain-containing protein encodes MENLCPQCEKELEWDGQYHCSSCDEHFKKVGFCPECDTELEKLQACGAANYFCNTCNELKSKSRIRFEFQKTA; translated from the coding sequence ATGGAAAACTTATGCCCTCAATGTGAGAAAGAGCTTGAATGGGATGGACAGTATCATTGTTCTTCTTGTGATGAGCATTTTAAGAAAGTTGGGTTTTGTCCAGAATGCGATACTGAATTAGAGAAATTGCAGGCTTGCGGTGCAGCTAACTACTTTTGCAATACCTGCAATGAATTAAAGTCTAAATCACGTATCCGTTTTGAATTTCAGAAAACAGCATAA
- a CDS encoding EAL domain-containing protein produces MKRKELANMTDKVLKRYLLWLPSVLMVCAIGTSFINQHLFSKSLIASVITSIEDQYIAIRKTEVEERVDTTLKMLDVIRQSNDLADGDVIPKALFDKTMTSFQLLNEGYDDYIFVIDSNKRFVVHRNSDNLFKNDIDDELVHYIYQSAINGVSWVEYSDKAFNNRKSDAAAQKITHIRYVEDWDVVLGSGELLNDIKKYSESEAKIVTNLVLEQKSNQNLFHIFVFIIFAGIIYYLRTITAKKLYQYKSAIEEKLIQIEEKDKEIAFRSLYNDVTGLPNRKATSDYIDNLCLQEKGEEYQLQLIDIVDFQKVNNQYGFAVGDRVLRQVSSALEDLKDEMMFIGHVSADQFVVICQKSTGSCIDFEKQTETFEKFDVCGEMISLHVRNAVVSFKNRNILGSIIVRNGELAMKYAKANNLFNVSYSPFMSKSSERHFKISNLLDFAIDNKEFYVHYQPQVSTLNGKIIGVEALVRWDNVELGRVAPLDFIPIAEKKGVIGKISDLVLAQACKDIQSISPNGEDALTLSVNISPNQLMSKGFVDSTIEIIQSTGIDSKRIVFEITEGTFLNDIPGTIAVIEQLKAIGIKFSIDDFGTGYSSLSYLSKLPVDEVKIDKSFINDLVEDKDAYNLVKSILAVASIKQLTIVAEGVETKEQSQILADLACHLLQGYYFSRPVDVENLTKKIRDNLRAK; encoded by the coding sequence ATGAAACGAAAAGAACTTGCGAACATGACCGACAAAGTGTTGAAAAGATATTTGCTCTGGCTGCCAAGTGTACTTATGGTATGTGCCATTGGTACGTCTTTTATAAATCAACATTTATTCTCAAAAAGCTTAATCGCTTCTGTTATCACCAGTATTGAAGATCAATACATTGCGATAAGAAAAACTGAAGTTGAAGAGCGGGTTGATACAACGCTAAAAATGTTGGATGTTATTCGTCAAAGTAATGATCTCGCTGACGGTGATGTGATCCCGAAGGCTCTTTTCGATAAAACAATGACTTCATTCCAGCTGCTGAATGAAGGCTATGATGACTATATATTTGTTATCGATAGTAACAAGAGGTTCGTTGTTCATAGAAACTCAGATAACTTATTTAAAAACGATATTGATGATGAGTTAGTCCATTATATTTATCAAAGCGCAATCAATGGAGTGTCTTGGGTTGAATATAGTGACAAAGCATTTAACAACCGTAAGTCTGATGCCGCTGCACAAAAGATCACGCATATTCGCTACGTCGAAGATTGGGATGTTGTCTTAGGTAGTGGTGAGCTACTAAATGACATCAAAAAATACTCTGAATCAGAAGCTAAAATAGTCACGAATCTAGTCCTCGAACAAAAGTCCAATCAGAACCTGTTCCATATTTTTGTCTTCATCATTTTTGCTGGGATCATTTATTACTTACGTACCATCACGGCAAAAAAACTATATCAGTACAAATCAGCAATTGAAGAAAAGCTGATTCAAATAGAAGAGAAAGATAAAGAAATTGCTTTTCGATCTCTTTATAACGATGTGACAGGTTTACCAAATAGAAAAGCAACGTCAGATTACATCGATAACCTTTGTTTGCAGGAAAAAGGCGAAGAGTATCAACTACAGCTGATTGACATTGTGGACTTCCAGAAGGTTAATAACCAATATGGTTTTGCCGTTGGTGACCGCGTGCTACGACAAGTGAGTAGCGCACTGGAAGATCTTAAAGATGAAATGATGTTCATTGGGCATGTATCAGCAGACCAATTTGTAGTGATTTGTCAGAAATCAACGGGTTCATGTATCGATTTCGAAAAGCAAACTGAAACGTTTGAAAAATTTGATGTGTGTGGTGAGATGATTTCACTTCATGTTCGCAACGCAGTAGTGAGTTTCAAGAATCGCAACATTTTAGGCTCGATCATCGTGCGTAACGGTGAGCTAGCGATGAAGTATGCGAAAGCAAATAACTTATTCAATGTTAGCTATTCGCCATTTATGTCTAAGAGTTCAGAACGTCACTTCAAGATCTCTAACCTGCTAGATTTTGCAATCGACAATAAAGAGTTTTATGTTCACTACCAACCGCAAGTCAGTACGTTAAACGGTAAGATCATTGGTGTTGAAGCGCTAGTGCGCTGGGATAACGTAGAGCTAGGACGAGTTGCGCCACTCGATTTTATTCCGATCGCTGAGAAAAAAGGTGTGATTGGTAAGATCAGTGATTTAGTACTTGCTCAAGCTTGTAAAGATATTCAGTCAATTAGCCCAAATGGCGAAGATGCTTTGACGTTATCTGTAAACATCTCACCAAACCAACTGATGAGCAAAGGCTTTGTCGATAGTACGATAGAGATTATCCAATCAACGGGGATTGATTCAAAGCGCATTGTTTTCGAAATCACGGAAGGTACATTCCTAAACGATATTCCTGGAACCATTGCTGTTATTGAGCAGCTTAAAGCGATTGGCATTAAGTTTTCGATTGATGATTTTGGTACAGGTTATTCGTCGCTCAGCTATTTATCTAAGTTACCGGTCGATGAAGTGAAAATTGATAAGAGCTTTATCAATGATTTAGTTGAAGATAAAGATGCGTATAACTTAGTAAAAAGCATCTTGGCTGTAGCGAGTATTAAGCAACTGACAATTGTTGCAGAAGGTGTAGAAACTAAGGAGCAATCACAGATTCTCGCTGATCTTGCTTGTCATCTATTGCAAGGTTACTACTTCTCACGACCTGTCGATGTTGAGAACCTAACAAAAAAGATTAGAGACAACTTAAGAGCAAAGTAA
- the tnpA gene encoding IS200/IS605 family transposase — protein sequence MGDEKSLAHTRWNCKYHIVFAPKYRRQVFYGEKRRAIGEILRKLCEWKNVNILEAECCSDHIHMLLEIPPKMSVSAFMGYLKGKSSLMLYERFGDLKFKYRNREFWCRGYYVDTVGKNTSKIQNYIKHQLEQDKMGEQLSLPYSGSPFAGRRK from the coding sequence ATGGGGGACGAAAAGAGCTTAGCGCACACGCGCTGGAACTGTAAATACCACATAGTCTTTGCACCGAAATATAGAAGACAAGTGTTCTACGGAGAAAAACGTAGAGCAATAGGTGAAATATTGAGGAAACTATGTGAATGGAAAAATGTGAACATTCTTGAAGCGGAATGTTGCTCGGATCATATCCACATGCTTTTAGAAATACCGCCCAAAATGAGTGTTTCAGCGTTTATGGGGTATTTGAAAGGTAAAAGTAGCCTAATGCTTTATGAACGATTCGGGGATTTGAAGTTTAAATATCGGAATCGTGAGTTTTGGTGCCGAGGTTATTATGTAGATACGGTAGGTAAGAATACGAGCAAGATACAGAATTACATAAAGCACCAACTAGAGCAGGATAAAATGGGAGAGCAATTGTCGCTCCCGTATTCAGGTAGCCCGTTTGCGGGCCGCAGGAAATAG
- the xseA gene encoding exodeoxyribonuclease VII large subunit, translating to MPSNTNPNIYTVSRLNAEVRLLLENEMGIVWLIGEVSNFSSPVSGHWYLTLKDSRAQVKCAMFKGNNRFVNFKPKNGQQVLVKARLSLYEPRGDYQIIIESMQPEGDGRLQQEFDQLKMKLASEGLFAQTLKKSLPEHPRCVGVITSKTGAALHDILQVLRRRDPSLPIIIYPTLVQGEDASIQIAQAIGCANSRAECDVLIVGRGGGSLEDLWCFNSEIVARTIAASQIPIISAVGHEIDVTIADFVADVRAPTPSAAAELVSRDNTNKKQAFQAYRHKIASAMRHYFAQQKFELKQLQHRLDRQHPANRLQRQQQQLDEYSMRLERAVQARINKTQQHLDRQRHQLQLLSPEKILRNQQYLLSSKEREMNEAMKRYLVSSRHTFTRLMDKMNAVSPLATLSRGYSITQNAQGDVIHNTSEVQQGDLIVTRLKDGEIRSIVK from the coding sequence GTGCCTTCCAATACCAATCCAAACATCTATACCGTTTCTCGTCTTAATGCTGAAGTACGATTATTACTAGAAAATGAAATGGGTATCGTTTGGCTAATTGGTGAAGTTTCCAACTTCTCCTCTCCCGTTTCCGGTCACTGGTATCTAACGCTTAAAGACTCTCGCGCCCAAGTAAAGTGCGCTATGTTCAAAGGCAATAATCGCTTTGTAAACTTTAAGCCGAAAAACGGTCAGCAAGTGTTGGTTAAAGCACGATTGTCCCTCTATGAACCTCGTGGTGATTACCAAATCATTATTGAGAGCATGCAACCTGAAGGTGATGGCCGCTTACAACAAGAATTCGACCAGCTAAAAATGAAGCTTGCTTCTGAAGGTCTGTTTGCTCAAACTTTAAAGAAAAGCTTACCTGAACACCCAAGATGTGTCGGTGTTATCACCTCAAAGACTGGCGCAGCTCTGCACGACATCCTTCAAGTTCTTAGACGCCGCGACCCTAGCTTGCCTATCATCATCTATCCTACTCTAGTTCAAGGGGAAGATGCATCGATTCAGATTGCTCAAGCGATTGGCTGTGCCAACTCTCGTGCAGAGTGTGATGTGCTGATCGTAGGGCGAGGCGGCGGTTCGTTGGAAGACTTATGGTGCTTTAACAGCGAAATCGTTGCCCGTACCATTGCAGCAAGCCAGATCCCTATTATCAGTGCGGTTGGACATGAAATTGACGTGACGATTGCTGACTTCGTTGCTGATGTTCGTGCGCCGACTCCATCAGCGGCAGCTGAACTGGTCAGCAGAGACAACACCAATAAGAAACAAGCGTTTCAAGCATATCGTCATAAAATAGCCAGCGCTATGCGCCACTATTTTGCTCAACAAAAATTTGAATTGAAACAGCTGCAACATCGCTTAGACAGACAACATCCAGCCAATCGTCTTCAACGTCAGCAACAGCAGCTTGATGAATACAGCATGCGCTTAGAGCGAGCAGTTCAAGCTCGTATCAACAAAACACAGCAGCATCTTGATAGGCAGAGGCATCAACTTCAGCTTTTGTCTCCAGAAAAAATATTGCGTAATCAGCAATATCTACTTTCAAGCAAAGAAAGAGAAATGAATGAAGCGATGAAACGATATCTTGTTTCTTCTCGTCATACATTTACTCGCTTGATGGACAAAATGAATGCGGTCAGCCCTCTGGCTACTTTATCTCGAGGCTATTCAATAACGCAAAATGCTCAAGGCGATGTCATTCATAACACCAGTGAAGTTCAGCAAGGTGACTTAATCGTTACTCGCCTAAAAGATGGAGAGATACGCTCCATCGTTAAATAA
- the guaB gene encoding IMP dehydrogenase — MLRIAKEALTFDDVLLVPAHSTVLPNTADLHTQLTKNITLNIPMISASMDTVTEARLAIALAQEGGIGFIHKNMSIDQQAAEVRKVKKFEAGVVADPVTVNPEATIADVVALTEKHGFAGFPVVTESNELVGIITGRDVRFVTDLSKKVDSVMTPKERLAAVKEGATRAEVQEKMHEARVEKVLVVNDDFQLTGMITAKDFHKAERKPNACKDARGRLRVGAAVGAGAGNEERVAALVEAGVDVLLIDSSHGHSEGVLNRIRETRAAYPDLDIIGGNVATGAGAKALIEAGVSAVKVGIGPGSICTTRIVTGVGVPQITAISDAAEVANEYGIPVIADGGIRFSGDICKAIAAGASCVMVGSMFAGTEEAPGEIILFNGRSYKSYRGMGSLGAMSQGSSDRYFQSDNAADKLVPEGIEGRIAYKGRLKEIVHQQMGGLRSSMGLTGSATIEDMRTKAEFVRISGAGMAESHVHDVQITKEAPNYRLG, encoded by the coding sequence ATGCTTAGAATTGCCAAAGAAGCGCTGACATTCGACGATGTTCTACTCGTACCAGCACACTCCACCGTTCTCCCAAACACTGCCGATTTACATACGCAGCTAACTAAAAATATTACTCTAAATATCCCAATGATTTCTGCGTCTATGGACACAGTGACAGAGGCTCGTTTAGCTATTGCTCTTGCACAAGAAGGCGGTATTGGCTTTATTCACAAGAATATGTCAATCGATCAGCAAGCAGCAGAAGTTCGTAAAGTAAAAAAATTCGAAGCGGGCGTTGTTGCAGATCCAGTTACCGTTAACCCAGAAGCAACGATTGCTGATGTGGTTGCCCTAACTGAAAAACACGGTTTTGCGGGTTTCCCTGTGGTAACCGAAAGCAACGAACTTGTTGGTATCATTACTGGTCGTGACGTTCGTTTCGTTACTGATCTATCGAAAAAAGTAGATTCAGTAATGACTCCTAAAGAGCGTTTAGCTGCGGTAAAAGAAGGCGCAACTCGCGCTGAAGTTCAAGAGAAAATGCACGAAGCTCGTGTTGAGAAAGTACTGGTTGTGAATGATGATTTCCAATTAACAGGTATGATCACAGCAAAAGACTTCCACAAAGCAGAACGTAAACCAAACGCATGTAAAGATGCTCGCGGTCGTCTACGTGTAGGTGCTGCGGTTGGCGCTGGTGCTGGTAACGAAGAGCGCGTAGCCGCGCTTGTTGAAGCAGGTGTCGATGTTCTACTTATCGACTCTTCACACGGTCACTCTGAAGGTGTTCTAAACCGTATCCGCGAAACTCGCGCAGCATACCCAGATTTAGACATCATTGGTGGTAACGTAGCAACTGGCGCAGGTGCTAAAGCGCTGATTGAAGCTGGTGTAAGTGCAGTTAAGGTCGGTATCGGCCCTGGTTCTATCTGTACAACTCGTATCGTAACAGGTGTAGGTGTACCTCAAATTACCGCTATTTCTGATGCTGCTGAAGTGGCAAACGAATACGGTATTCCCGTTATTGCTGACGGCGGTATCCGTTTCTCTGGCGACATCTGTAAAGCAATCGCGGCAGGTGCATCTTGCGTTATGGTTGGTTCAATGTTTGCTGGTACTGAAGAAGCACCGGGTGAAATCATTCTATTTAACGGTCGTTCTTACAAATCTTACCGTGGTATGGGTTCTTTGGGCGCAATGTCTCAAGGTTCTTCAGATCGTTACTTCCAATCTGATAACGCTGCTGACAAGCTTGTTCCAGAAGGTATCGAAGGCCGTATCGCATATAAAGGTCGTCTGAAAGAGATCGTTCATCAACAGATGGGTGGTTTACGTTCAAGTATGGGGTTGACTGGTTCAGCTACTATTGAAGATATGCGTACTAAAGCAGAATTTGTACGTATCTCTGGCGCTGGTATGGCAGAGTCTCACGTACACGACGTTCAAATCACTAAAGAAGCTCCAAACTACCGTTTGGGTTAA
- the guaA gene encoding glutamine-hydrolyzing GMP synthase, whose amino-acid sequence MTKNIHDQRILILDFGSQYTQLVARRVREIGVYCELWSWDVEEADIREFNPDGIILSGGPESVTEQNSPRAPQYVFDSGVPVLGVCYGMQTMAEQLGGRVASSEEREFGYAQVKVSGESALFKDLAETQDVWMSHGDKVVEIPADFVKVGATDTCPYAAMANEEKKYYGVQFHPEVTHTKQGQQMLENFVLGVCGCERLWTSESIIEDAVARIKEKVGDDEVILALSGGVDSSVVAMLVQRAIGDKLTCVFVDNGLLRLDEGKQVMDMFGDHFGLNIIKVDAEDRFMNALKGESDPEKKRKIIGHEFINIFDEESKKLSSAKWLAQGTIYPDVIESAASKTGKAHVIKSHHNVGGLPDDMKMGLVEPLRELFKDEVRKIGLELGLPYNMLYRHPFPGPGLGVRVLGEIKKEYCDLLRRADAIFIEELHAADLYNKVSQAFTVFLPVRSVGVMGDGRKYDWVVSLRAVETIDFMTAHWAHLPYDFLGKVSNRIINEVNGISRVVYDISGKPPATIEWE is encoded by the coding sequence ATGACAAAGAACATTCATGATCAACGAATTCTGATCCTAGATTTCGGTTCTCAATACACTCAACTTGTAGCGCGCCGCGTTCGTGAAATCGGTGTTTACTGTGAACTATGGAGCTGGGACGTAGAAGAAGCGGATATTCGCGAATTCAATCCTGACGGTATTATCCTTTCTGGCGGCCCAGAAAGCGTGACTGAACAAAACTCTCCTCGCGCACCTCAATATGTTTTTGACTCAGGCGTACCTGTACTTGGTGTATGTTACGGCATGCAAACTATGGCTGAGCAGTTAGGCGGTCGCGTAGCAAGTTCAGAAGAGCGTGAGTTCGGCTACGCACAAGTTAAAGTATCTGGTGAATCTGCACTGTTCAAAGACCTTGCTGAAACTCAAGATGTTTGGATGAGCCACGGTGACAAAGTTGTTGAAATCCCTGCTGACTTCGTAAAAGTTGGTGCGACAGATACTTGTCCATACGCAGCAATGGCGAATGAAGAGAAGAAATACTACGGTGTTCAGTTCCACCCAGAAGTAACTCATACTAAGCAAGGACAACAAATGCTTGAGAACTTTGTTCTTGGTGTGTGTGGTTGTGAGCGTCTATGGACATCTGAATCAATTATTGAAGATGCTGTTGCTCGTATTAAAGAGAAAGTGGGTGACGACGAAGTCATTCTGGCTCTTTCTGGTGGTGTGGATTCATCTGTTGTTGCTATGCTTGTACAGCGTGCTATCGGCGACAAATTAACCTGTGTATTTGTGGATAATGGTCTTCTGCGTCTTGACGAAGGCAAGCAGGTAATGGACATGTTTGGTGATCACTTTGGTCTGAATATTATCAAAGTAGATGCTGAAGATCGCTTTATGAATGCGCTTAAAGGCGAATCAGATCCTGAGAAGAAGCGTAAGATTATCGGTCACGAGTTTATTAATATCTTTGATGAAGAGTCGAAGAAACTGTCCAGCGCTAAGTGGCTGGCACAAGGTACTATCTACCCTGACGTGATTGAGTCTGCTGCCTCTAAAACAGGTAAAGCGCACGTAATCAAGTCTCACCATAACGTTGGTGGCCTGCCTGATGATATGAAAATGGGCCTGGTTGAGCCATTACGTGAACTGTTTAAAGATGAAGTGCGTAAGATCGGTCTAGAACTTGGTCTTCCATACAACATGCTTTACCGCCACCCATTCCCAGGACCTGGTCTAGGTGTTCGTGTCCTTGGCGAAATCAAGAAAGAATACTGTGACTTACTACGCCGTGCGGATGCAATCTTCATTGAAGAACTTCATGCAGCAGATCTATACAACAAAGTTTCTCAAGCATTTACAGTATTCCTACCAGTACGCTCTGTGGGTGTAATGGGCGATGGTCGTAAATATGATTGGGTTGTATCGCTACGTGCTGTTGAAACTATCGACTTCATGACAGCGCATTGGGCGCACCTACCTTATGATTTCCTAGGTAAAGTGTCTAACCGTATCATCAACGAAGTAAATGGCATTTCTCGCGTGGTTTACGACATTTCTGGCAAGCCACCAGCGACAATCGAATGGGAATAA